A genomic stretch from Psilocybe cubensis strain MGC-MH-2018 chromosome 1, whole genome shotgun sequence includes:
- a CDS encoding Dihydrolipoyllysine-residue acetyltransferase component of pyruvate dehydrogenase complex, mitochondrial → MASSLARVLSRGFHVSARRRALAPFNMPAMSPTMTEGGIAAWKKKEGEAFSAGDVLLEIETDKATIDVEAQDDGVLAKIIATDGSKGVAVGSVIGVIGEVGDDLSGADQVARDAASKAPSQPVESAKEDKAPPPAPAPEAPKAAPPQESKKELQSGSRIFASPIAKKIALEQGIPLAKVKGTGPSGRITREDVEKYKPETVAATTSAAPASAQPSTTSVDYVDTPVSNMRRTIGSRLTQSKQELPHYYLTVDVNMDKVLKLREVFNKTLSAKDQKLSVNDFIVKAVACALTDVPEANSAWLGEVIRTYKKADISIAVATPNGLITPIVKDAGSKGLASISAETKALAKKARDGKLQPSEYQGGTFTISNLGMFGVEHFTAIINPPQSCILAVGSTEAKVVPAPEEERGFKVVQSMKVTLSSDHRTVDGAVGAKWLSAFKGYLENPLTFML, encoded by the exons ATGGCTTCCTCCCTGGCCCGTGTTCTCTCCAGAG GCTTCCATGTCTCCGCCCGCAGGCGCGCCCTCGCCCCGTTCAACATGCCAGCCATGAGTCCCACCATGACCGAGGGTGGCATTGCTGCTTGGAAAaagaaggagggggaggcCTTCTCCGCTGGCGATGTCCTTCTTGAGATT GAAACAGACAAGGCCACAATTGACGTCGAGGCCCAGGATGACGGTGTCCTCGCCAAAATTATC GCAACTGATGGCAGCAAGGGCGTCGCTGTCGGTTCCGTCATTGGTGTAATAGGGGAGGTCGGCGACGATCTCTCTGGCGCTGACCAGGTAGCCAGGGATGCCGCATCAAAAGCCCCGTCTCAACCTGTCGAGTCCGCAAAAGAAGATAAGGCTCCACCTCCCGCTCCTGCTCCTGAGGCCCCCAAGGCCGCTCCTCCTCAGGAATCCAAGAAGGAACTCCAGTCCGGCTCACGTATCTTTGCTTCCCCCATCGCAAAGAAAATCGCTCTCGAGCAGGGTATTCCCTTGGCCAAAGTCAAGGGTACTGGTCCCTCAGGGCGTATTACCCGGGAGGATGTCGAGAAATATAAGCCTGAAACAGTCGCTGCCACTACTTCTGCTGCACCCGCCTCCGCTCAACCTTCCACCACTTCCGTCGACTACGTCGATACCCCCGTTTCCAACATGCGTCGCACCATTGGCTCCCGTCTCACGCAATCTAAACAGGAACTCCCCCACTACTACCTTACTGTCGACGTTAACATGGACAAGGTTCTCAAACTTCGCGAAGTTTTCAACAAAACCCTTTCTGCCAAGGATCAGAAACTAAGCGTGAACGACTTTATCGTTAAAGCTGTTGCCTGCGCCTTGACTGATGTGCCAGAGGCCAACTCGGCATGGCTTGGTGAGGTTATTCGAAC ATACAAAAAGGCGGACATCTCTATCGCTGTCGCGACTCCAAATGGTTTGATCACCCCTATTGTCAAGGATGCAGGTTCGAAAGGACTCGCGTCTATCTCCGCGGAAACAAAGGCACTCGCTAAGAAAGCTCGGGATGGAAAACTCCAACCATCTGAGTACCAG GGTGGCACTTTTACCATCTCGAATTTGGGAATGTTCGGGGTTGAGCATTTCACAGCCATCATAAACCCTCCTCAATCCTGTATTCTCGCCGTTGGTTCCACTGAGGCCAAGGTTGTTCCTGCTCCTGAAGAAGAGCGTGGCTTTAAGGTTGTTCAGTCCATGAAGGTCACTCTTAGCTCGGACCACCGAACTGTCGACGGTGCTGTCGGAGCCAAGTGGCTCTCTGCCTTCAAAGGATACCTCGAAAATCCTCTAACGTTCATGCTGTGA
- a CDS encoding Nuclear distribution protein nudE-like protein 1 (Nuclear distribution protein nudE homolog 1), with protein MSSLFLPGQPLLPPTAPLPQLGPGVYERHGVVRASLLGPSRLDGSTLTVPRVQPHTPIPGSIVIGCVTRLSPLQALISITVVDGVPLPPGEEFTGVIRSQDVRATEKDRVKIGDSFRGGDVVRTQVISLGDARSYFVTTARNDLGVIFATSEAGKWGRSRFAFGRLIHDFDFLRSYARACFMAGDALSQDRAHRKEKMRKAIRYAVVELNSISICLSSSSKLATLSSTTAATFAARPVSQATGPLMTAVMSATDALRKDRHMSLDDNNIGFSSNTDWQEKYNEVLDMLAETRAELDEFHQASKELEAELESELARTEKSQQELQTKVSKAEHERDEWKGKFISLQTTHNTMTTSLQRELDQLRQEHQKTKVHLRELEMGNDDLERNERAVSSSLADMEAKYSKALEEKILLEHELLEKATVEEDMQRLKDELRDANVEISILRDQLKTYTSRRSSSSSLARTEESRRSVLSTDDLLKTTPPSTIDLNDAPPAFDPSANVLTTPKASLSRPAVPSPFMRASQQDKQEKPTPLRNSSNMIRSTTLPSFSSPSTSSPRTLIKPSTSRNPTTLSTTSSTGSVAKNKGVQMVSDMRARVRNLEQKIHTRVPRLRMASITGRSTFTPSVAPLTPVNGTSSSSSPTNASTAKTSLDSQRKSESRQSNDSGSDIYSKKDTGDSSGWVLIMEDSPSPQKEAKRLKEKRRISNPSAPTAFRPTASAIHRPTSPSLSTGPMNPMAASTGLRRPTSRLSGGGASSSASSASRPQTPTFLPMPSNSTYAPTSSMKRSTGPGASGAYNQLKRSSLGKAPPAPVPPLPRAVRERPVTLTGYPGAIPRAASPEVSKALPSLPDELISNVTIRPSSRVPAPTSSTSLLSKSRIGRPSGGFSGRKSGGGETSSSTAALDIKDLERPRS; from the exons ATgtcctctctttttctccctGGCCagcccctcctcccccccaCTGCACCGCTGCCCCAGCTTGGCCCCGGCGTCTACGAGAGGCACGGCGTCGTCCGCGCAAGTCTCCTCGGCCCCTCTCGTCTCGACGGTTCC ACCCTAACTGTGCCCCGGGTCCAGCCCCATACCCCAATCCCGGGGTCCATTGTCATTGGTTGCGTAACGCGTCTGTCTCCCCTGCAGGCCCTCATCTCCATCACCGTCGTCGATGGCGTCCCTCTTCCCCCAGGCGAGGAGTTCACCGGCGTGATACGCAGTCAGGACGTCCGTGCAACCGAGAAGGATCGCGTCAAAATCGGAGATTCGTTTCGCGGCGGCGATGTCGTTCGTACCCAGGTT ATATCTCTGGGGGATGCCCGCAGTTATTTTGTCACAACTGCACGCAACGACCTGGGTGTCATCTTTGCGACAAGCGAGGCTGGTAAATGGGGCCGGTCACGTTTTGCCTTTGGGCGACTTATTCACGACTTTGACTTCCTTAGGAGCTACGCTCGAGCCTGTTTCATGGCAGGAGATGCGCTGTCCCAAGACCGGGCGCATCGAAAAGAGAAAATGCGCAAAGCCATTAGATATGCCGTAGTAGAATTAAATTCGATTTCCATTTGTTTATCAAGT TCTTCCAAACTTGCAACTTTGTCCTCAACCACTGCTGCCACCTTTGCTGCGAGACCGGTCTCGCAAGCAACTGGGCCACTAATGACCGCCGTGATGTCTGCCACAGACGCCCTTCGTAAGGATCGACATATGTCTCTCGACGACAACAATATCGG GTTCTCATCGAACACGGATTGGCAAGAGAAGTACAATGAG GTCTTGGATATGCTCGCAGAAACCCGAGCAGAGCTCGATGAATTCCACCAGGCTAGTAAAGAACTGGAAGCTGAACTGGAAAGCGAGCTTGCTCGGACGGAAAAGTCTCAGCAAGAACTCCAAACGAAAGTCTCAAAGGCAGAGCACGAGCGTGATGAATGGAAG GGCAAGTTCATTTCGCTTCAGACGACCCATAATACTATGACGACCTCACTTCAGCGGGAGCTGGACCAGTTACGACAAGAGCATCAGAAGACCAAAGTACATCTAAGGGAATTGGAAATGGGAAACGATGATTTGGAGCGAAATGAGCGCGCAGTCTCATCAAGTTTGGCAGATATGGAGGCCAAATACTCCAAAGCATTGGAGGAAAAGATCCTTCTCGAACATGAGCTTTTGGAAAAGGCCACtgttgaagaagacatgCAACGTCTCAAGGATGAATTAAGAG ACGCCAATGTCGAAATATCTATTCTAAGGGACCAGTTGAAAACCTATACATCAAGGCGCAGCTCATCGTCTTCCTTGGCTAGAACAGAAGAATCACGGCGTTCCGTTCTCTCGACAGATGATCTGCTTAAAACAACGCCTCCATCTACCATCGACTTGAACGACGCGCCGCCAGCCTTTGATCCATCTGCCAACGTCCTTACAACTCCCAAAGCATCGTTATCTCGCCCTGCCGTACCGTCGCCCTTCATGCGAGCATCCCAGCAAGATAAACAGGAAAAACCCACTCCTTTGAGGAACTCTTCTAATATGATTCGATCAACCACCCTTCCTTCATTCTCATCCCCTTCTACCTCAAGCCCACGTACTTTAATCAAACCATCAACCTCACGCAACCCGACGACTTTGAGTACAACATCTTCCACCGGGTCTGTCGCGAAGAATAAAGGCGTTCAAATGGTGTCAGACATGCGGGCAAGAGTGCGTAATTTGGAACAAAAGATTCACACTCGGGTTCCTCGACTGCGTATGGCTAGCATAACTGGACGCTCAACGTTCACTCCAAGTGTAGCACCTCTCACCCCGGTAAACGGTAccagttcttcttcttcacccacCAATGCCTCCACAGCGAAGACCAGCTTGGACTCTCAACGGAAATCAGAGTCACGACAAAGTAATGATAGTGGATCGGATATTTATTCCAAGAAAGATACTGGTGATTCTTCTGGTTGGGTTCTCATAATGGAAGATTCCCCATCCCCCCAGAAAGAAGCTAAGCGGCTGAAAGAAAAGCGTAGGATATCAAATCCAAGTGCACCAACAGCATTCCGTCCTACTGCGTCTGCTATTCACCGCCCCACGTCACCTTCCCTCAGCACTGGACCAATGAATCCAATGGCTGCGAGCACGGGCCTACGGCGGCCGACTTCTAGATTatcaggaggaggagcatcTTCGTCAGCATCTTCAGCTTCCCGTCCACAAACACCAACATTCTTACCAATGCCTTCTAACAGTACTTATGCACCTACTTCTTCTATGAAACGGTCTACAGGTCCAGGTGCATCAGGTGCTTACAACCAGTTGAAACGTTCCTCGCTTGGGAAAGCCCCGCCAGCCCCCGTTCCACCACTTCCTAGGGCAGTGCGTGAACGACCAGTAACTCTAACAGGATATCCAGGTGCCATCCCTCGCGCCGCATCTCCAGAGGTGTCAAAGGCGCTTCCTAGCCTTCCGGATGAGTTGATATCAAATGTGACCATTCGACCCAGTTCGCGAGTCCCAGCTCCAACTTCTTCTACCTCGCTCCTCTCCAAAAGTCGGATTGGACGGCCAAGCGGTGGTTTCAGCGGGCGCAAGAGTGGGGGAGGAGAAACCAGCAGTTCCACCGCTGCTCTAGATATCAAAGATCTTGAAAGACCGCGCTCATAG
- a CDS encoding Splicing factor ESS-2-like protein (Splicing factor ESS-2 homolog) — protein MSSSAPTQTGSSSEPQRSLNRQIVLEEEEYTEALSKIIARDFFPSLAHLDATNGYLDALETRDPHLINASVRRLEDISFTPRTSTRGWTPARTPSQTPYGASAETPLRSVRGEPAQKRARYDTNMSLDDFQARYTSEDNSSFTQILDEENRVRKEKWAWAWNAQKRVEDQQAKMIENREALLLEPSTVPGVREKFTIEAPKPIGLLTGAEDSSIKEGERQRTESMVVVRSKETSGDTPLDVMAPQKDKRVAGVDGWKFKARNSLMFSPDADTTPYDPKPTADSSGDSAKAVNYASTRLFEQEHEAGESRPLSEPPSPTRSRINAAITGTPYHPSSSKDMGFSLVPNLPSPTPAELGPTALKQLMTWGTLNSTPRIISQPDEPTNLRTPFHIPDISSREAISHKLSDRASKSLRMKAEKLNSSARTPSTVKSSVLGKKGSMAPPSWTPRRAEAAGSLTPAARRLLQRTATGTAASRRAEVMEREAGWDTGSKERDLARIRWTPTPTSTVRR, from the exons ATGTCCTCCTCCGCCCCAACGCAAACCGGCTCGTCTTCGGAGCCACAACGATCTCTCAATCGACAAATAgtccttgaagaagaagagtaCACAGAAGCGCTATCCAAAATCATTGCTAGAGACTTTTTCCCGTCATTGGCACACCTAGATGCCACGAACGGATATCTCGATGCTCTGGAGACTCGCGACCCGCATCTAATCAATGCCTCGGTACGGCGGCTGGAGGATATTAGCTTTACGCCTCGTACATCGACGCGCGGATGGACCCCGGCGCGAACTCCCTCACAGACCCCATACGGCGCGAGCGCAGAGACACCGCTGCGGTCTGTGCGCGGTGAGCCAGCGCAGAAGCGCGCGCGGTACGATACCAACATGAGCCTAGACGACTTTCAAGCGCGGTACACCTCCGAGGATAACTCCAGCTTCACACAGATTCTTGATGAGGAGAATCGGGTGCGCAAGGAGAAATGGGCGTGGGCATGGAATGCACAAAAACGGGTTGAGGACCAGCAGGCGAAGATGATTGAGAACAGGGAGGCACTGTTACTTGAGCCATCTACAGTTCCCGGAGTGCGAGAGAAGTTCACCATTGAGGCACCGAAACCAATAGGGCTGCTAACTGGGGCAGAAGACAGTTCTATAAAGGAAGGGGAGCGCCAACGGACTGAGTCAATGGTCGTTGTTCGCTCGAAGGAAACATCTGGAGACACCCCCCTTGATGTCATGGCGCCCCAAAAAGACAAGCGAGTCGCAGGTGTTGACGGATGGAAGTTCAAG GCACGAAACTCTCTCATGTTCTCACCGGACGCCGATACCACACCGTACGATCCCAAGCCGACTGCCGATAGCAGCGGTGACAGTGCCAAAGCTGTGAACTACGCAAGCACGCGACTATTTGAACAAGAGCACGAAGCGGGAGAATCACGGCCGCTGTCAGAACCCCCGAGCCCCACCAGAAGTCGTATCAATGCTGCAATCACTGGTACACCAT ACCACCCCAGTTCATCTAAGGATATGGGCTTCTCCCTTGTTCCAAACCTTCCATCGCCTACACCAGCTGAACTTGGCCCGACTGCTTTGAAACAACTCATGACATGGGGTACTCTCAATTCGACACCTAGAATAATCAGTCAGCCAGATGAACCAACCAACTTACGGACACCATTTCACATTCCTGACATTTCATCCAGAGAAGCCATTTCTCATAAATTGTCGGATAGAGCATCGAAAAGCTTGCGAATGAAAGCTGAAAAGTTAAATTCTTCAGCCCGTACGCCAAGCACCGTCAAATCCTCAGTTCTGGGAAAGAAGGGAAGTATGGCTCCGCCTTCATGGACGCCTAGACGGGCAGAAGCTGCCGGAAGCTTGACGCCGGCCGCTCGTCGGTTGTTGCAGAGGACTGCGACTGGTACAGCAGCCAGTAGGAGGGCGGAAGTCATGGAACGAGAAGCTGGATGGGATACAGGGTCCAAAGAGAGAGATCTCGCCCGCATAAGGTGGACACCAACCCCTACGTCAACAGTTCGACGGTGA
- a CDS encoding PSME3-interacting protein yields the protein MDQSLIPSLSEGVVGSRFITQDEVETAKQRREEQWKAAYARLGQEPPPQQQEEVYDGRSLAEKLAANRIAKQEEWEEKTKLANQFRALEEDEIMFLDSIRERQEEEERQRKEKDGEEVRNFKEAVAARTSSVNQPPTISSLSGNASTSAATTAVKPKATLPKKDAKRGLKGVVVKKKAKPAVPTESAPEKSQPAKKQDSDDDLQPNAKRRKVTEDS from the exons ATGGATCAGTCACTAATCCCTTCCCTCTCCGAAGGCGTCGTCGGCTCGCGTTTCATCACCCAGGACGAGGTAGAGACCGCAAAACAGCGCAGAGAGGAGCAATGGAAGGCTGCCTACGCCAG ACTCGGCCAAGAACCTCCTCCCCAACAACAGGAAGAGGTTTATGACGGCAGATCTCTTGCAGAA AAACTCGCTGCTAACAGG ATAGCAAAACAAGAAGAATGGGAGGAGAAGACCAAGCTGG CCAATCAATTCCGTGCGctggaagaggatgaaattATGTTCCTGGACTCGATCAGAGAGcggcaagaagaagaagagcggCAACGTAAGGAAAAAGATGGAGAAGAAGTAAGGAATTTCAAGGA GGCAGTTGCAGCTCGAACAAGTTCCGTGAATCAACCTCCAACAATTTCAAGTCTTTCTGGGAACGCCTCTACATCGGCCGCAACAACAGCGGTAAAACCCAAGGCCACTTTACCTAAGAAGGATGCCAAGAGAGGCTTGAAAGGTGTCGTGGTCAAGAAAAAGGCCAAACCTGCAGTACCAACTGAATCTGCTCCTGAAAAATCACAGCCTGCTAAGAAACAGGACAGCGACGACGATTTGCAGCCGAATGCAAAACGGAGGAAGGTCACTGAGGATTCATAA
- a CDS encoding DNA repair protein XRCC2 — MEQHLSSTASSEQMLLEIQSESIQKLLTTVRQKTNPSAATAIPVLDLFLATLSSSTANQVFVEKPPGNSIVIRGPPGCGKTHLLYFLLATCVLPMNPLSQSIGGWSKAAFVMDLDGHFHMSRFHDVLVDRLRLSVPGPSIPAIVDRCLKLVHIFRPASLSQLAVTLKHLAKYHAQKFPSFEMGMIAVHSIDASHWLERFKVEQMRFFTGMAKSPSDDVFRVLQDLRMSYRLTTVVTYGDILHQYISASDYRQPVPGSTRLDLIPVSTTDITITPSSSTFDHQLRKTQWCAEAFGDPQSIIFSSVIHKGGIAVS; from the exons ATGGAACAACATTTATCATCCACGGCTTCATCGGAGCAAATGCTTCTTGAAATTCAATCCGAATCCATCCAAAAG CTCCTGACTACCGTTCGACAAAAAA CCAATCCTTCTGCTGCAACCGCCATACCTGTATTGGACTTGTTTTTGGCTACCCTCTCGTCGTCTACAGCAAACCAAGTGTTCGTTGAGAAACCTCCAGGAAATTCCATCGTCATTCGAGGCCCGCCCGGATGCGGCAAGACACATCTCTTGTACTTCTTGTTGGCAACATGTGTGCTACCTATGAATCCTCTTTCACAAAGCATTGGTGGATGGAGTAAGGCTGCttttgtcatggatctcgATGGGCACTTCCACATGTCCCGATTCCACGACGTATTAGTCGATCGATTGCGTCTGTCTGTGCCAGGTCCTTCTATTCCAGCGATTGTTGATCGATGCTTGAAACTAGTGCATATATTCCGTCCGGCTTCACTTTCCCAACTCGCTGTGACTTTAAAACACCTCGCTAAGTACCACGCCCAGAAGTTTCCTTCGTTTGAAATGGGAATGATAGCTGTACATTCGATCGACGCATCTCACTGGTTGGAACGATTCAAGGTCGAGCAGATGCGATTCTTTACAGGAATGGCAAAATCACCTTCCGATGATGTATTCAGAGTACTGCAAGATCTTCGAATGTCGTATCGCTTAACTACAGTGGTAACCTATGGGGACATCTTGCACCAGTACATTAGTGCCTCTGATTATCGACAGCCAGTACCCGGCTCAACCCGTCTTGATCTTATACCTGTATCCACAACCGATATCACAATAACCCCGTCTTCAAGTACATTTGATCATCAATTAAGAAAAACCCAATGGTGCGCAGAAGCATTTGGCGATCCTCAAAGTATAATCTTTTCTTCTGTAATACACAAAGGGGGAATTGCTGTATCGTGA
- a CDS encoding putative transporter (putative transporter C405.03c) codes for MDTVQRARSRSRVLSPSPIPHSRNNYFIGIVLLIFVVLLWTFSNFITQDLYEIGYNKPFLVTYMNTSSFALYLIPLLIRRWWSKSGNDKSRIPAVDRSIDEYQPLVDDEPIEVKSIEQFAYCELTQMAFQPLPPLTDKQTASLAFTFCLIWFAANWSVNASLGYTSVASATILSSMSGFFTLAIGRLFRVETLSLVKIGAVIISFTGVILVSISDSVPTQSIGPESSFNSRVNSVAFFGDALALLSAMFYAMYVILLKVRIKSESRINMQLFFGFVGLFNIIVCFPLGVILHLTGAEIFELPPSRKILSTMLVNMAITLSSDYIYVLAMLKTTPLVVTIGLSLTIPVAVLGDFLLLKPSKFQVIFGALLVLCSFVAIGFEDAENQEETIAITGAHET; via the exons ATGGATACCGTCCAGCGCGCTCGTTCTCGGAGTCGGGTGCTCTCACCATCGCCTATACCCCACAGCCGCAATAATTATTTCATTGGGATTGTCTTGCTTATTTTTGTGGTTCTCCTATGGACATTTTCTAACTTCATAACTCAA GATCTGTACGAAATCGGATACAATAAACCATTTCT TGTGACCTATATGAACACAAGTTCATTCGCACTTTATTTGATACCACTCCTTATCCGCAGATGGTGGTCAAAAAGTGGCAACGACAAGAGCAGAATACCCGCGGTCGATAG GTCCATTGATGAATATCAGCCGTTAGTTGACGACGAACCTATAGAGGTAAAATCTATAGAACAGTTCGCGTATTGCGAGTTGACCCA GATGGCCTTTCAACCCCTTCCACCTTTGACCGACAAGCAAACAGCCAGTCTTGCTTTTACGTTTTGCCTAATTTGGTTTGCTGCAAACTGGTCTGTTAATGCCTCTCTTGGCTACACAAGTGTGGCCAGCGCGACAATTTTGTCTAGTATGAGTG GGTTTTTCACCCTTGCCATTGGGCGCTTATTTCGAGTTGAGACTTTGAGTTTGGTCAAAATTGGCGCTGTCATCATAAG TTTTACGGGTGTAATACTTGTTTCGATTTCGGACAGTGTGCCAACACAATCTATTGGCCCTGAATCTTCCTTCAACAGTCGCGTAAATTCGGTTGCATTTTTTGGCGATGCATTAGCCCTGCTATCGGCGATGTTTTATGCGATGTACGTCATCCTCCTAAAAGTGCGAATCAAATCGGAATCAAGGATCAATATGCAATTATTCTTTGGATTTGTGGGTCTATTCAACATCATCGTTTGCTTCCCTCTCGGTGTCATTTTGCATTTGACCGGTGCCGAGATTTTCGAGCTCCCTCCAAGTAGGAAGATCCTGTCGACCATGTTGGTCAAT ATGGCAATCACTCTTTCAAGCGACTACATCTACGTTCTTGCGATGCTCAAAACAACACCTTTGGTCGTTACAATTGGCCTCAGTCTAACCATTCCAGTTGCAGTCTTGGGTGATTTCCTACTGCTGAAACCGTCCAAATTCCAAGTCATTTTTGGTGCACTTTTGGTTTTGTGTAGTTTCGTCGCCATTGGCTTTGAGGACGCGGAGAATCAGGAAGAAACTATTGCAATTACAGGAGCCCATGAAACATAA